TATCGGTATGTCTTAAAACCTTGAGCGCCATGTAGTTGGCGGTCCACGGTCCGATCCCGCGAATTTGCATAACCTTTTTTACAAACTCCTCGACATCCTGGGTGGGTTCTAACGAGATCTTTTTATCATGAACAGCCCGGGCAAAATCCACCAGCGTCTGGCGCCGAATGTTGGTGGTTTTTAAACTCTGCAGGTTCGCGTTTAAAATATCTTGCGGAGAAGGAAAAAGTTTAATGGACTTTCCCTCTGTTTGCAGACCCGAATCCTGGCCTGCGATTTCAATAAGATCATGCACTAAGGCCCGGCCTCTTTCGACGCTCACAAGTTGCCCAAGGATGGCGGAAACCGCGATCTCAAAAGCGTCCCAGCCTGAAGGCAGACGAATTCCGGGATAACGCTTCAGAAGTTTTTTAACCTGCGGATCCGCTTCAAGAGCATTGGCGATAATCAGCGGATCCGAATCCAAATCAAAAAGATTTCGTACACGCGAAATCACAGCGTGAATGATCGATGTGTCGGGAAAGTCAATTTCGACATCGACCACGTTTCTTTCCGCGCCGTGAGAAATGGCGACAACTCCCACTTTGCCGCCCATGGAAAGCACGCGATGCATTTTTCCGTCTTTAAACCATTCAAGATCTCCGACCCGATGATTGGTGTAAGATTTTAAGAGGCCTTCAAAATCAAAAGGAGGTCGGTAGGGAAGAGAGATTTTAAGAACTTCTTTGCTTGCAATTTTATTGCGGCGGATGTCCCGCGGCGCTTTTTTAAAACGCTCTTTGAAGGCGTCATTGAAACGTCGAATGGAGGCAAAGCCAGCTGCGAAGGCGATTTCGTGAAACGGAAGATTTGTTTCCACAATCAGTTTTCGGGCTAAGTTCAATCTGTTTTCAAAAGACAGTTGTTTTGGCGTTTTGCCAATTTCATCGACGAACAAACGTCTTAAATGCCGGGCCGAGACGCCGAAAAGATCCGCGAATTTATCTTCGTTAAACTCCATGAGTTCTTGGGAATGCAAAACTTTGACGGCTCTTTGCACGATGGCGGAAGTTCCAATCCAAGCAGGGGATTGCGGCGCGCTTTCAGGGCGGCAACGCAGGCAAGGACGATAGCCCACGCGCTCCGCATGAAGATGGGTAGAGAAAAATTCGACATTCTCGCGCTTCGGTTTCGCGGGGCAGATCGGACGACAGTAAATTCCGGTCGTTTTGACGCCAATAAAAAATTTGCCGTCAAAACGGGGATCGCGCGCGAGCATGGCTTGATAATAAATATCGTTTTTCTTCATGCTCGCAGGATAACACAAAACCCGCTATTGTATGGCCATTTTCGGACATGGTCGTTTAGCTTCGGCGACCGCGATAACGACGCTGGCGACGGTGATAAGACCTGCAGCCCACGGTATGGCATTTAACCCGCCGCCATGATCAAGCACCAGACCTCCGACCCAGGCACCCAAGGCGTTGCCGACGTTGAAAGCGGCGATATTCAGAGCGGAGGCCAGTGTCGGAGCTTCCT
This region of Bdellovibrio sp. 22V genomic DNA includes:
- a CDS encoding AlkA N-terminal domain-containing protein, producing the protein MKKNDIYYQAMLARDPRFDGKFFIGVKTTGIYCRPICPAKPKRENVEFFSTHLHAERVGYRPCLRCRPESAPQSPAWIGTSAIVQRAVKVLHSQELMEFNEDKFADLFGVSARHLRRLFVDEIGKTPKQLSFENRLNLARKLIVETNLPFHEIAFAAGFASIRRFNDAFKERFKKAPRDIRRNKIASKEVLKISLPYRPPFDFEGLLKSYTNHRVGDLEWFKDGKMHRVLSMGGKVGVVAISHGAERNVVDVEIDFPDTSIIHAVISRVRNLFDLDSDPLIIANALEADPQVKKLLKRYPGIRLPSGWDAFEIAVSAILGQLVSVERGRALVHDLIEIAGQDSGLQTEGKSIKLFPSPQDILNANLQSLKTTNIRRQTLVDFARAVHDKKISLEPTQDVEEFVKKVMQIRGIGPWTANYMALKVLRHTDTFPATDLILARALELHSAESLSKMSPWRGYVAALFWRVYSEDLKKTKGKRK